The following are encoded together in the Raineyella sp. LH-20 genome:
- a CDS encoding patatin-like phospholipase family protein — translation MATGIQNPATGNTSGTNVAIALGGGGARGYAHIGVLAELQDRGYRVTRIAGTSMGAIVGALYSSGHLDTFTDWVLELRTQREVLRLLDPNLRGPSTIKIDRVLQRVAEIIEVPRIEDLPIPFTAVAADLWTRREVWFQEGPINPAVRASIAIPGVFPPVVLNGRLLVDGGVLNQVPVSVLASAPADITLAVSLDGYEPHRGAALPVQTSADEQPEEEWTGRLRQTMGHLMEAEPLRTLASLMAGRGRNHLADSAPSVEDLFGEMPPGLRTTDVMTMSLETMQTIVQRYQLASFPPDVLVTVPRDSLGTLDFHRAEEQIALGRWLAAQAFDRAGMVSGDMSTT, via the coding sequence GTGGCAACAGGGATCCAAAACCCGGCGACAGGGAACACGTCCGGCACCAACGTGGCCATCGCCCTCGGCGGCGGGGGCGCCCGCGGCTATGCGCACATCGGGGTGCTCGCCGAGCTCCAGGACCGCGGCTACCGGGTCACCCGGATCGCCGGCACGTCGATGGGCGCCATCGTCGGCGCGCTCTATTCCTCGGGCCACCTCGACACCTTCACCGACTGGGTGCTCGAGCTGCGTACGCAACGCGAGGTCCTGCGGCTGCTGGATCCGAACCTTCGCGGCCCGAGCACCATCAAGATCGACCGGGTGCTCCAGCGGGTCGCCGAGATCATCGAGGTGCCCCGGATCGAGGACCTGCCGATCCCGTTCACCGCGGTGGCCGCCGACCTGTGGACCCGTCGCGAGGTCTGGTTCCAGGAGGGGCCGATCAACCCGGCCGTACGTGCCTCCATCGCCATCCCCGGGGTCTTCCCACCGGTCGTCCTCAACGGGCGCCTGCTCGTCGACGGCGGGGTGCTCAACCAGGTGCCGGTCAGCGTGCTGGCCTCCGCCCCCGCCGACATCACCCTCGCCGTCAGCCTCGACGGGTACGAGCCGCACCGCGGCGCCGCGCTGCCGGTCCAGACCTCGGCCGACGAGCAGCCCGAGGAGGAGTGGACCGGCCGACTGCGCCAGACGATGGGCCATCTGATGGAGGCCGAGCCGCTGCGTACGCTCGCCTCCCTGATGGCCGGCCGCGGACGCAACCATCTGGCCGACTCCGCGCCGTCGGTGGAGGACCTGTTCGGCGAGATGCCACCGGGACTGCGGACGACCGACGTGATGACGATGTCGTTGGAGACGATGCAGACGATCGTCCAGCGCTACCAGCTGGCCTCGTTCCCGCCCGACGTCCTGGTCACGGTCCCCCGCGACTCGCTCGGCACCCTGGACTTCCATCGCGCCGAGGAACAGATCGCGCTGGGTCGCTGGCTGGCCGCCCAGGCGTTCGACCGGGCCGGGATGGTGAGCGGCGACATGAGCACCACCTGA
- a CDS encoding IS481 family transposase, producing MSKARLVITAVVLAHRPVPEVCADYDVSRSWVYELLARYRTEGEAAFTPHSRRPHTTPTATPAATVELILRLRRELTRAGHDAGAETIAWHLAHHHDTTVSTATIHRILRRNDAIEPQPNKRPRSSYIRFQADQPNECWQSDFTHYRLTRPDGSPGTGVEIITWLDDHSRYLLHCSAHRRITATIVVDTFRSAAARHGYPASTLTDNGMVYTVRLAGHGRSGGRNHLEHELAILGITQKNGQPGHPQTQGKVERFQQTLKKWLTAQPHQPATIGQLQALIDAFTDTYNHHRPHRSLPGQITPAAAYQARPKASPTPDARTRDSHDRIRTDKIDKTGAVTLRIAGQLRHIGIGRTHAGTCVKLLVHDLDVTIINATTGEILRELTIDPTRDYQPTGQTTSTTQKTKNA from the coding sequence ATGTCGAAAGCGCGTCTGGTCATTACCGCTGTCGTCCTCGCTCACCGTCCGGTCCCCGAGGTCTGCGCGGACTACGACGTGTCGCGTTCCTGGGTCTACGAACTCCTCGCCCGCTACCGCACTGAGGGCGAGGCAGCGTTCACCCCACACTCCCGACGACCCCACACCACCCCGACCGCGACACCGGCAGCCACCGTCGAACTGATCCTGCGCCTGCGCCGGGAACTGACCCGGGCCGGACACGATGCCGGCGCCGAGACGATCGCCTGGCACCTGGCCCACCACCACGACACGACCGTCTCCACCGCGACGATCCACCGGATCCTGCGCCGCAACGACGCCATCGAGCCCCAGCCGAACAAGCGACCACGATCGTCCTACATCCGTTTCCAGGCCGACCAACCGAACGAGTGCTGGCAGTCCGATTTCACCCACTACCGCCTCACCCGCCCCGACGGATCACCCGGCACCGGGGTCGAGATCATCACCTGGCTCGACGACCACTCCCGCTATCTGCTCCACTGCAGCGCCCACCGGCGCATCACCGCCACGATCGTGGTCGACACTTTCCGCTCCGCTGCCGCCCGCCACGGCTACCCCGCCTCGACCCTGACCGACAACGGCATGGTCTACACCGTCCGGCTGGCCGGTCACGGACGCAGCGGTGGGCGCAACCACCTCGAACACGAACTCGCCATCCTGGGCATCACCCAGAAGAACGGCCAACCCGGCCACCCGCAGACCCAGGGCAAGGTCGAACGATTCCAACAGACCCTGAAGAAATGGCTGACCGCCCAACCCCACCAACCCGCCACCATCGGCCAGCTACAGGCCCTGATCGACGCCTTCACCGACACCTACAACCACCACCGGCCCCACCGTTCCCTGCCCGGACAGATCACACCAGCCGCGGCCTACCAAGCCCGACCGAAAGCCTCCCCGACCCCCGACGCACGCACCCGCGACAGCCATGACCGGATCCGCACCGACAAGATCGACAAGACCGGCGCAGTCACCCTGCGCATCGCCGGCCAGCTACGCCACATCGGCATCGGACGAACCCACGCCGGAACCTGCGTCAAACTCCTCGTCCACGACCTCGACGTCACCATCATCAATGCCACCACCGGCGAAATCCTGCGCGAGCTCACCATCGACCCCACCCGCGACTACCAACCCACCGGCCAGACCACCAGCACCACGCAGAAAACGAAGAACGCCTGA
- a CDS encoding IS3 family transposase (programmed frameshift), whose amino-acid sequence MAGNTSKRYPAELKARAVRMYAEIRPDQDTDWGAMARVAELLGISTAETVRKWVRQAEVDQGARPGVTSEESAEVKRLKRENAELRRANAILKAASGFLRGRARPARAVIVDFIREHADHQPATGGLRWGVEPICAVLSEHGVKIAPSTYYEWRDRLPSKREQRDEVLLAHIRRIHADNFGVYGPRKVWLALNREGIPVARCTIERLMRQAGLAGVVRGKVKRTTIAGIGPKPADLVNRNFEPLAPNRLWVADFTYVSTWAGWTYVAFVVDAYARRIIGWRAATTMTADLVLDAVEQAIWVREREDRADFTALVAHHDHGSQYLSLAHSQRLADAGITPSAGAVGSSYDNALAESINGMYKTEVIRRQGPWRDVNAVEIATAKWVDWYNHRRLNEYCGDMPPVVLEQAHYAQQQPSAAS is encoded by the exons ATGGCAGGGAACACGTCGAAGAGGTATCCGGCTGAGCTGAAGGCCAGGGCGGTGAGGATGTATGCCGAGATCAGGCCGGATCAGGACACCGATTGGGGTGCGATGGCCCGGGTCGCGGAGCTGCTGGGGATCTCCACGGCCGAGACGGTGCGTAAGTGGGTGCGGCAGGCCGAGGTCGACCAGGGCGCCCGGCCGGGGGTCACGTCGGAGGAGTCGGCCGAGGTCAAGCGGTTGAAGCGGGAGAACGCCGAGTTGCGGCGGGCGAACGCGATCCTGAAGGCGGCGTCGG GCTTTCTTCGCGGCCGAGCTCGACCGGCCCGGGCAGTGATCGTGGACTTCATCCGCGAGCACGCCGACCACCAGCCCGCCACCGGTGGGTTGCGATGGGGGGTAGAGCCGATCTGTGCCGTGTTGTCCGAGCATGGTGTGAAGATCGCCCCGTCGACCTACTACGAGTGGCGCGACCGGCTGCCCTCCAAGCGCGAGCAGCGCGACGAGGTGCTGCTGGCACATATCCGGCGGATCCATGCCGACAACTTCGGGGTGTACGGACCCCGCAAGGTGTGGCTGGCGCTGAACCGGGAAGGCATACCCGTCGCCCGCTGCACCATCGAGCGGCTGATGCGCCAGGCGGGGCTGGCCGGGGTGGTCCGCGGCAAGGTGAAACGGACAACGATCGCCGGGATCGGGCCCAAGCCGGCCGACCTGGTGAATCGCAACTTCGAGCCGCTCGCGCCGAACCGGTTGTGGGTCGCCGACTTCACCTACGTGTCGACCTGGGCCGGCTGGACCTACGTGGCGTTCGTCGTCGACGCCTACGCCCGCCGGATTATCGGCTGGCGGGCCGCTACCACGATGACCGCCGACCTCGTCCTCGACGCGGTCGAGCAGGCCATCTGGGTGCGTGAGCGGGAGGACCGTGCCGACTTCACCGCCCTGGTCGCCCACCACGACCACGGCAGCCAATACCTCTCCCTGGCCCACAGCCAACGCCTCGCCGACGCCGGCATCACCCCCTCAGCCGGCGCCGTCGGATCGAGCTACGACAACGCCCTGGCCGAGAGCATCAACGGGATGTACAAGACCGAGGTCATTCGCCGGCAGGGACCCTGGAGGGACGTGAACGCCGTCGAGATCGCCACCGCAAAGTGGGTCGACTGGTACAACCACCGCCGCCTCAACGAGTACTGCGGAGACATGCCACCGGTCGTTCTCGAGCAGGCCCACTACGCTCAACAACAACCCTCAGCAGCAAGCTGA
- the nrdR gene encoding transcriptional regulator NrdR: MNCPFCHHSDTRVLDSRAAEDGQSIRRRRQCPECGRRFSTVEQMQLSVSKRSGVVEPFDRSKVVQGVRKACKGRPVTEDQLARLGQEVEDAIRASGQTIVPSHAVGVAILGPLRELDEVAYLRFASVYRQFQSVEDFEAEIAALRAGSSSVVVSTS, translated from the coding sequence GTGAACTGTCCGTTCTGTCACCACAGTGACACGCGTGTTCTCGACTCCCGTGCTGCCGAGGACGGCCAGAGTATCCGTCGTCGTCGCCAGTGTCCGGAGTGTGGTCGCCGGTTCAGCACCGTTGAGCAGATGCAGCTGTCGGTGAGCAAGCGGTCGGGGGTCGTCGAGCCGTTCGATCGCAGCAAGGTCGTCCAGGGTGTCCGCAAGGCCTGCAAGGGTCGACCGGTCACCGAGGATCAGCTCGCTCGACTCGGCCAGGAGGTCGAGGACGCGATCCGTGCCAGCGGTCAGACGATCGTCCCGTCGCACGCCGTCGGAGTGGCCATCCTCGGTCCGCTCCGGGAGCTCGACGAGGTCGCCTACCTGCGGTTCGCCAGTGTCTACCGCCAGTTCCAGTCCGTCGAGGATTTTGAGGCCGAGATCGCCGCCCTGCGGGCGGGGTCGAGCTCGGTCGTCGTCAGCACGTCGTAA
- a CDS encoding vitamin B12-dependent ribonucleotide reductase gives MSETTRPSTSRSRSARPKSGKGTGLTIARVFSSEGVHPYDEVTWEKRDIVQTNWKTGENVFEQRGVEFPDSWSINASTIVTTKYFRGAVGTDAREASLKTLIDRVVNKYRTTGEQEGYFATPEDAGVFADELTWMLLHQYFSFNSPVWFNVGTTAPQQISACFILSVDDSMDSILNWYAEEGRIFKGGSGAGVNLSRIRSSKELLSSGGTASGPVSFMRGADASAGTIKSGGATRRAAKMVVLDVDHPDIEEFVETKAREEDKIRALRDAGFDMDLDGKDIVSVQYQNANNSVRVSDEFMRAVEDGDEFGLRGRLSGDVIETVDARGLFGKIAQAAWECADPGLQYDDTINDWHTNPETGRITASNPCSEYMSLDNSSCNLASLNLLKFLTDDDTFDVARFVKAVELIITAMDISVTFGDFPTEAIAETTRNYRQLGIGYANLGALLMATGHGYDSDGGRALAAAITSLMTATAYRRSAELAAVEGAYNGYARNADAHQRVMRKHQAANDELRTVNAMDAAVHQVATQEWEQVVSLGAQNGFRNAQASLLAPTGTIGFMMDCDTTGIEPDFSLVKFKKLVGGGSMQIVNHTVPKALAKLGYAEETIEAIVSYISEHGHVVDAPGLKPEHYEVFDCAMGQRAIRPMGHVRMMAAVQPFLSGAISKTVNLPESATVEDIADVYLQGWKLGLKALAVYRDNCKVGQPLSTGAKADKADEVAEPEVQIEYRPIRKRLPKKRPSFTTSFTVAGAEGYMTTGSYPDDGLGEIFLKLGKQGSTLSGVMDAFSIAVSIGLQYGVPLTTFVQKFTNLKFEPAGMTDDSDIRMAQSIMDYIFRRLALDYLSFDERAELGIYTAAERARYLDTGSYQDDADADMADLPASRPTNRPSSMPTLLVAPLTLGSAGSSAGTGAAAPVAPAPAARQKASEAAPEAVSGGDRSPHDAHTSAELMEELTGTSVDAPLCLTCGTKMRPSGSCYVCEGCGSTSGCS, from the coding sequence ATGTCCGAAACCACCCGTCCGTCGACCAGTCGGTCGCGGTCGGCCCGTCCCAAGTCCGGCAAGGGGACGGGCCTGACGATCGCGCGGGTCTTCAGCTCCGAAGGTGTCCACCCGTACGACGAGGTCACCTGGGAGAAGCGTGACATCGTCCAGACGAACTGGAAGACCGGCGAGAACGTCTTCGAACAGCGCGGCGTCGAGTTCCCCGATTCCTGGAGCATCAACGCCTCCACCATCGTCACCACGAAGTACTTCCGCGGTGCCGTCGGAACCGATGCCCGCGAGGCCAGCCTGAAGACCCTGATCGACCGGGTGGTGAACAAGTACCGCACCACCGGCGAGCAGGAGGGCTACTTTGCCACGCCGGAGGATGCCGGCGTCTTCGCCGACGAGCTGACGTGGATGCTGCTGCACCAGTACTTCAGCTTCAACTCGCCGGTGTGGTTCAACGTCGGCACCACCGCCCCCCAGCAGATCAGCGCCTGCTTCATCCTGTCGGTCGACGACTCGATGGACTCGATCCTCAACTGGTATGCCGAAGAGGGCCGCATCTTCAAGGGCGGCTCCGGCGCTGGGGTGAACCTCTCCCGGATCCGCTCGTCGAAGGAGCTGCTGAGCTCCGGTGGCACCGCCTCCGGCCCGGTGTCGTTCATGCGTGGCGCGGACGCCTCCGCGGGCACCATCAAGTCCGGCGGTGCCACCCGTCGGGCTGCGAAGATGGTCGTCCTCGACGTGGACCACCCCGATATCGAGGAATTCGTCGAGACGAAGGCGCGCGAGGAGGACAAGATCCGCGCCCTGCGGGACGCCGGGTTCGACATGGACCTGGACGGCAAGGACATCGTTTCGGTCCAGTACCAGAACGCGAACAACTCGGTGCGGGTCTCCGACGAGTTCATGCGGGCAGTCGAGGACGGCGACGAGTTCGGTCTGCGGGGTCGGCTCAGTGGCGACGTGATCGAGACCGTCGACGCCCGCGGCCTGTTCGGCAAGATCGCCCAGGCGGCGTGGGAGTGTGCCGATCCCGGGTTGCAGTACGACGACACCATCAACGACTGGCACACCAACCCCGAGACCGGCCGGATCACCGCGTCCAACCCCTGCTCGGAGTACATGAGCCTGGACAACTCGTCGTGCAACCTGGCGAGCCTCAACCTGCTCAAGTTCCTGACCGACGACGACACCTTCGACGTCGCGCGGTTCGTCAAGGCGGTCGAGCTGATCATCACCGCGATGGACATCTCGGTGACGTTCGGCGACTTCCCGACCGAAGCGATCGCCGAGACCACTCGCAACTACCGTCAGCTCGGCATCGGGTACGCCAATCTCGGTGCGCTGCTGATGGCGACCGGCCACGGCTACGACTCCGACGGTGGCCGGGCGCTCGCCGCCGCGATCACCTCCCTGATGACCGCCACCGCCTACCGCCGCTCGGCCGAACTGGCCGCCGTCGAAGGCGCGTACAACGGGTACGCCCGCAACGCCGACGCCCACCAGCGGGTGATGCGCAAGCACCAGGCCGCGAACGACGAGCTGCGTACGGTCAACGCGATGGATGCGGCGGTGCACCAGGTCGCCACCCAGGAGTGGGAGCAGGTCGTCTCGCTGGGAGCCCAGAACGGCTTCCGCAACGCCCAGGCCTCGCTGCTCGCACCCACCGGCACCATCGGCTTCATGATGGACTGCGACACGACCGGCATCGAGCCTGACTTCTCGCTGGTCAAGTTCAAGAAGCTGGTTGGCGGCGGCTCGATGCAGATCGTCAACCACACCGTCCCGAAGGCCCTTGCGAAGCTCGGCTACGCCGAGGAGACGATCGAGGCGATCGTTTCCTACATCTCCGAGCACGGTCACGTCGTCGACGCCCCCGGGCTCAAGCCGGAGCACTACGAGGTCTTCGACTGCGCGATGGGGCAGCGGGCGATCCGGCCGATGGGTCACGTCCGGATGATGGCCGCGGTGCAGCCGTTCCTGTCCGGCGCCATCTCCAAGACCGTGAACCTGCCGGAATCGGCGACGGTCGAAGACATCGCCGACGTCTACCTGCAGGGCTGGAAGCTCGGTCTGAAGGCCCTGGCCGTGTACCGCGACAACTGCAAGGTCGGACAGCCGCTGTCCACCGGTGCGAAGGCGGACAAGGCCGACGAGGTCGCCGAGCCTGAGGTGCAGATCGAGTACCGCCCGATCCGCAAGCGGCTGCCGAAGAAGCGCCCGAGCTTCACCACCTCGTTCACCGTCGCCGGCGCCGAGGGCTACATGACCACCGGTTCCTACCCGGACGACGGCCTGGGTGAGATCTTCCTGAAGCTGGGCAAGCAGGGGTCGACCCTGTCCGGCGTGATGGACGCCTTCTCGATCGCGGTCTCGATCGGCCTCCAGTACGGTGTGCCGCTGACCACTTTCGTGCAGAAGTTCACCAACCTGAAGTTCGAGCCGGCCGGCATGACCGACGACTCCGACATCCGGATGGCTCAGTCGATCATGGACTACATCTTCCGCCGCCTGGCGCTGGACTACCTGTCCTTCGACGAACGAGCCGAGCTCGGCATCTACACCGCTGCAGAACGGGCCCGCTACCTGGACACCGGCAGCTACCAGGACGATGCCGACGCCGATATGGCGGACCTGCCGGCCAGCCGGCCGACGAACCGCCCCTCCTCGATGCCGACCCTGCTGGTGGCTCCGCTCACCTTGGGCTCAGCCGGCTCGTCGGCCGGCACCGGTGCCGCCGCTCCGGTGGCACCCGCGCCGGCTGCCCGCCAGAAGGCATCGGAGGCGGCCCCCGAGGCTGTGTCGGGCGGTGACCGGTCCCCGCACGACGCGCACACCAGTGCCGAACTGATGGAGGAGCTCACCGGCACCTCGGTCGATGCTCCGCTCTGCCTGACCTGTGGCACCAAGATGCGCCCCAGTGGCTCCTGCTACGTCTGCGAGGGCTGCGGCTCGACCAGCGGCTGCAGCTGA
- a CDS encoding DUF2892 domain-containing protein — protein MIKNIGNTDRLVRFTLGPILIVVAFVLGITSVFGIVAAVLGVLLVATAAVRTCPAYLPFGIRTTPRS, from the coding sequence ATGATCAAGAACATCGGCAACACCGACCGTCTCGTCCGCTTCACGCTGGGCCCGATCCTGATCGTCGTGGCCTTCGTCCTCGGCATCACCTCCGTCTTCGGCATCGTGGCCGCCGTCCTCGGCGTCCTGCTTGTCGCGACCGCCGCCGTGCGGACCTGCCCCGCGTACCTGCCCTTCGGGATCCGCACCACCCCCAGGAGCTGA
- the ligD gene encoding non-homologous end-joining DNA ligase, whose product MAGSRGATAGRPRRVEVEGRTITLTNPDKVLYPSTGTRKGEVLDYYLAVAERLIGWARDRPATRKRWVHGVGTAEEPGQAFFTKQLERGAPSWVARRDIPHTERVITYPLVNDTATLAWLAQVDTLEIHVPQWRFGPDGEPDPPDRLVLDLDPGPGVGLPECVRVAREARAVLADMGLTATPVTSGSKGLHLYAGLPGTASSDEVSAVARALADALAQELPTLVVSEMRRSLRTGRVLLDWSQNNARKTTICPWSLRGRLVPTVAAPREWDELDDPGLAQLTMSDVLDRLQRGPGPLDPVGLPAARAVGESRPVDASPADDPPHPRTSPHPRTSPHRDTSPHRDGESPSDRPSGGTSHPPDQPEATYAPMLATSGTLGLMSGEGWAYEMKWDGIRVIARSSSGHVRLTSRTGRDVTATYPELAELGTLARGDLVVDGEVVAIGAAGHPDFGLLQRRMNLTGTGDVARLRAEVPVTLMVFDLLEVDGRDVTGETYDTRRRLLEEVLSPDGTERGRSRGNVESPGGHSVLVPPAHLGSASAAMSASEQLGLEGIVAKRRSSPYRSGVRSADWLKVKHRRTQDVVVIGWRPIGDTEDLGAVLTAVPDPSGELVFSGRVGSGFGDRTREEARVLLTPLARDVPAVAVPAEELKGVHWVEPVLVAEVAYGEFTSSGRFRHPIWRGWRPDQVPDDIRWE is encoded by the coding sequence ATGGCGGGCTCGAGAGGTGCGACGGCCGGCCGGCCCCGGAGGGTGGAGGTCGAGGGGCGGACGATCACGCTCACCAACCCGGACAAGGTCCTCTACCCCTCGACGGGCACCCGCAAGGGCGAGGTCCTCGACTACTACCTGGCGGTCGCCGAACGGCTGATCGGCTGGGCCCGGGACCGCCCCGCCACCCGCAAGCGCTGGGTGCACGGCGTCGGGACGGCCGAGGAACCAGGGCAGGCGTTCTTCACCAAGCAGCTGGAGCGGGGCGCCCCCTCGTGGGTGGCACGCCGCGACATCCCGCACACCGAGCGCGTCATCACCTACCCGCTGGTGAACGACACCGCGACGCTGGCCTGGCTGGCCCAGGTGGACACCCTCGAGATCCACGTTCCGCAGTGGCGGTTCGGTCCGGACGGGGAGCCCGACCCGCCCGACCGGCTGGTGCTGGACCTCGATCCAGGGCCGGGCGTCGGGCTCCCGGAATGCGTACGCGTCGCCCGGGAGGCCCGTGCGGTGCTGGCGGACATGGGCCTGACCGCTACCCCGGTCACCTCGGGGTCGAAGGGTCTGCATCTCTACGCCGGTCTGCCGGGCACTGCCTCGTCCGACGAGGTGAGCGCCGTCGCCCGCGCGTTGGCGGACGCCTTGGCGCAGGAGCTGCCCACGCTGGTCGTTTCCGAGATGCGCCGTTCGCTGCGGACCGGCCGGGTGCTGCTCGACTGGTCGCAGAACAACGCCCGCAAGACGACCATCTGCCCGTGGTCGCTGCGGGGGCGGCTGGTGCCGACCGTCGCCGCGCCCCGGGAATGGGACGAGCTGGACGATCCGGGCCTGGCCCAGCTGACCATGAGCGACGTGCTGGACCGGCTGCAGCGCGGTCCCGGTCCTCTGGATCCGGTGGGCCTGCCGGCGGCTCGGGCGGTCGGTGAGAGCCGCCCGGTCGATGCCTCCCCTGCCGACGATCCGCCCCATCCCCGCACGTCGCCCCACCCCCGCACGTCGCCTCACCGCGATACATCGCCCCACCGCGACGGCGAGTCTCCCTCGGACCGACCGTCCGGCGGTACCAGCCATCCGCCGGACCAGCCGGAGGCGACGTATGCGCCGATGCTCGCCACGTCGGGGACGCTCGGCCTGATGTCCGGGGAGGGCTGGGCGTACGAGATGAAATGGGACGGCATCCGGGTGATCGCCAGGTCGTCGAGCGGTCACGTACGGCTGACCAGTCGGACCGGCCGCGACGTGACGGCCACCTACCCGGAGCTTGCCGAGCTCGGCACGCTGGCCCGCGGCGATCTGGTCGTCGACGGAGAGGTGGTCGCCATCGGGGCGGCCGGGCATCCCGACTTCGGCCTGCTGCAACGACGGATGAACCTCACCGGCACCGGCGATGTCGCTCGGCTGCGGGCCGAGGTGCCGGTCACCCTGATGGTCTTCGACCTGTTGGAGGTCGACGGGCGCGACGTCACCGGGGAGACGTACGACACCCGCCGCCGACTGCTGGAAGAGGTCTTGTCGCCCGACGGAACGGAGCGGGGGCGTTCCCGCGGGAACGTGGAGAGCCCCGGCGGACACAGCGTCCTCGTCCCGCCGGCCCACCTCGGATCAGCGAGCGCGGCGATGTCCGCCTCGGAGCAGCTCGGACTGGAGGGGATCGTCGCCAAGCGCCGGTCGTCGCCCTACCGGTCGGGCGTACGCTCGGCCGACTGGCTGAAGGTCAAGCACCGGCGCACCCAGGACGTGGTGGTGATCGGTTGGCGCCCGATCGGCGATACCGAGGATCTCGGGGCGGTCCTGACGGCGGTGCCCGACCCGTCCGGAGAGCTCGTGTTCAGCGGACGGGTCGGGTCGGGCTTCGGGGACAGGACCCGCGAGGAGGCTCGGGTACTGCTGACTCCACTCGCCCGGGACGTCCCAGCGGTTGCCGTGCCGGCAGAGGAGCTCAAGGGCGTGCACTGGGTCGAGCCCGTTCTGGTGGCGGAGGTCGCGTACGGGGAATTCACCTCGTCGGGGAGGTTCCGGCACCCGATCTGGCGCGGCTGGCGGCCGGATCAGGTGCCGGATGACATCCGTTGGGAATGA